One genomic window of Cupriavidus malaysiensis includes the following:
- the argA gene encoding amino-acid N-acetyltransferase: MNARTDTPQPAPQPAEPAEPQPAPPATPADAAPAAPLERGAPAPSHQQFVDWLRAVAPYIHAFRGKTFVIAFGGELVKAGCLDALVNDVALLHAMGMHVVLVHGSRPQVQEQLALRQVESEFVDGVRITDNAAIECAKEAAGELRLDIEAAFSRGLPNTPMAGAQLSVVSGNFVTARPLGIVNGVDFQHTGLVRKVDAESVQMSLHHGKVVLLSPLGFSPTGQAFNLSMEDVASATASALKADKLIFITEVPGVPDPVGKLIPELSLRTAVERLQNNHLPRDVAYYLEHLVKALKGGVPRAHLIPYALDGSVLLELFLHDGVGTMVSDTDLESLREATLDDVGGIVQLIAPLEADGTLVPRGRHLIERDIANFSVIEHDGVLFGCAALYPYPREGMAEMACLTVSSEAQGTGDGERILKRIERRARALGLDRLFVLTTRTEHWFLKRGFVHATVDDLPEDKRKLYNWQRKSMVLLKKL; the protein is encoded by the coding sequence ATGAACGCCAGAACCGACACGCCGCAGCCGGCGCCCCAGCCCGCCGAGCCGGCCGAACCCCAGCCCGCGCCCCCCGCCACCCCGGCCGACGCCGCCCCTGCCGCGCCCCTCGAGCGCGGGGCCCCGGCGCCGAGCCACCAGCAGTTCGTCGACTGGCTGCGAGCGGTGGCGCCCTATATCCACGCCTTCCGCGGCAAGACCTTCGTGATCGCCTTCGGCGGCGAGCTGGTCAAGGCGGGCTGCCTGGACGCCCTGGTCAACGACGTCGCGCTGCTGCACGCGATGGGCATGCATGTCGTGCTGGTGCATGGCTCGCGCCCACAGGTGCAGGAACAGCTGGCGTTGCGCCAGGTGGAATCCGAGTTCGTCGATGGCGTGCGCATCACCGACAATGCCGCCATCGAATGCGCCAAGGAGGCGGCCGGCGAATTGCGCCTGGACATCGAAGCCGCCTTCAGCCGCGGCCTGCCCAACACGCCGATGGCGGGCGCCCAGCTCTCCGTGGTATCGGGCAACTTCGTCACGGCGCGGCCGCTCGGCATCGTCAACGGCGTCGACTTCCAGCACACCGGCCTGGTGCGCAAGGTGGACGCGGAGTCGGTGCAGATGTCCCTGCATCACGGCAAGGTCGTGCTGCTGTCGCCGCTGGGCTTCTCGCCTACCGGCCAGGCCTTCAACCTGTCGATGGAAGACGTGGCCAGCGCCACCGCCAGCGCGCTGAAGGCCGACAAGCTGATCTTCATCACCGAGGTGCCCGGCGTACCCGACCCGGTCGGCAAGCTGATCCCCGAACTGTCACTGCGCACGGCGGTGGAACGGCTGCAGAACAACCACCTGCCGCGCGACGTGGCCTACTACCTCGAGCACCTGGTGAAGGCGCTCAAGGGTGGCGTGCCGCGCGCCCACCTGATCCCCTACGCGCTCGACGGCTCGGTGCTGCTGGAGCTGTTCCTGCACGATGGCGTCGGCACCATGGTCTCCGATACCGACCTGGAAAGCCTGCGCGAGGCCACGCTGGATGACGTCGGCGGCATCGTGCAGCTGATCGCGCCGCTGGAAGCCGACGGCACGCTGGTGCCGCGCGGACGCCACCTGATCGAGCGCGACATCGCCAACTTCAGCGTGATCGAACACGATGGCGTGCTGTTCGGCTGCGCCGCGCTCTACCCCTACCCGCGCGAGGGCATGGCGGAAATGGCCTGCCTGACGGTCTCGTCCGAGGCACAGGGCACCGGCGACGGCGAGCGCATCCTCAAGCGCATCGAGCGGCGCGCACGCGCGCTCGGCCTCGACCGGCTGTTCGTGCTGACGACGCGCACCGAGCACTGGTTCCTCAAGCGCGGCTTCGTGCACGCCACCGTGGACGACCTGCCGGAAGACAAGCGCAAGCTGTACAACTGGCAGCGCAAGTCCATGGTGCTGCTGAAGAAGCTCTGA
- a CDS encoding oxidative damage protection protein: MARMVHCVKLNKEAEGLDFPPLPGELGKKIWQNVSKEAWAGWLKHQTMLINENRLNMADTRARQYLLKQTEKYFFGEGADQAAGYVPPQS, from the coding sequence ATGGCCCGCATGGTCCACTGCGTCAAGCTGAACAAGGAAGCCGAAGGCCTCGACTTCCCGCCGCTGCCCGGCGAACTGGGCAAGAAGATCTGGCAGAACGTGTCGAAGGAAGCCTGGGCCGGCTGGCTCAAGCACCAGACCATGCTGATCAACGAGAACCGCCTCAACATGGCCGACACGCGCGCACGCCAGTATCTGCTCAAGCAGACCGAGAAGTATTTCTTCGGCGAAGGCGCCGACCAGGCCGCCGGCTACGTGCCGCCGCAGAGCTGA
- a CDS encoding cupin domain-containing protein gives MDRKMTQYAGALALAGLALASGTALAQAGGLTRTLVSREDTSVPGREAVVAKVEVAPGAHAGRHTHPGDEISYVTEGEELLVDGQPPRRIKAGEAFVVPAGVVHDAHNPGTTPVRLVGVYVVEKGKPLASPAP, from the coding sequence ATGGACCGCAAGATGACGCAGTACGCCGGCGCGCTGGCATTGGCCGGCCTGGCGCTGGCTTCCGGCACGGCGCTGGCCCAGGCCGGCGGCCTGACGCGCACCCTGGTCTCGCGCGAGGACACCTCGGTGCCAGGCCGCGAGGCCGTGGTGGCGAAGGTGGAGGTGGCGCCGGGCGCTCATGCCGGGCGCCATACGCATCCCGGCGACGAAATCAGTTACGTGACCGAGGGCGAGGAGTTGCTGGTGGACGGCCAGCCGCCGCGCCGGATCAAGGCAGGAGAAGCCTTCGTGGTACCGGCCGGCGTGGTCCACGACGCGCACAATCCCGGCACTACGCCGGTCCGGCTGGTCGGCGTCTATGTGGTGGAGAAGGGCAAGCCACTGGCCAGCCCGGCTCCCTGA
- the rpiA gene encoding ribose-5-phosphate isomerase RpiA translates to MNQDELKALVAQAAADYVKQEVPQGAVLGVGTGSTANLFIDAVAAFKDRFAGAVSSSEASTRRLQQHGFTVLDLNEVDEIPVYVDGADEIDASGAMIKGGGGALTREKIVASVAARFVCIADGSKLVEAMGAFPLPVEVVPMARAAVARRLAALGGQPKLRMTKEGGIYKTDNGNVILDVAGLRITDPKGMEADINQLPGVVTVGLFALRGADVLLLGTQDGVRRTDF, encoded by the coding sequence ATGAATCAGGACGAACTCAAGGCGCTGGTCGCCCAGGCTGCCGCCGACTACGTGAAGCAGGAAGTACCGCAGGGCGCGGTGCTCGGCGTCGGCACCGGCTCGACCGCCAACCTCTTCATCGATGCCGTGGCGGCTTTCAAGGACCGCTTCGCGGGTGCCGTATCGAGCTCCGAGGCATCGACGCGCCGTCTGCAGCAGCATGGTTTCACCGTGCTGGACCTGAACGAAGTGGACGAGATTCCCGTCTATGTCGACGGCGCCGACGAAATCGACGCCAGCGGCGCCATGATCAAGGGCGGCGGCGGCGCGCTGACGCGCGAGAAGATCGTGGCCTCGGTCGCGGCACGCTTCGTCTGCATCGCCGACGGCAGCAAGCTGGTCGAGGCCATGGGGGCGTTCCCGCTGCCGGTCGAGGTGGTGCCGATGGCACGTGCGGCCGTCGCGCGCCGGCTGGCGGCGCTGGGCGGCCAGCCCAAGCTGCGCATGACCAAGGAAGGCGGGATCTACAAGACCGACAACGGTAACGTGATCCTGGACGTGGCCGGACTGCGCATCACCGATCCCAAGGGCATGGAAGCCGACATCAACCAACTGCCTGGCGTGGTCACGGTCGGCCTGTTCGCCCTGCGCGGGGCGGACGTGCTGCTGCTCGGCACGCAGGACGGCGTGCGGCGCACCGACTTCTGA
- the tal gene encoding transaldolase, which yields MNQLAQLKQFTTVVADTGDFQLMKQYTPQDATTNPSLILKAVQKPDYRPLLEQAVRDHGAAGTDAVMDALLIAFGCEILAIVPGRVSTEVDARLSFDTEATVAKARHLIALYERRGVARERVLIKIASTWEGIRAAAVLQREGIRCNMTLLFSLAQAVACAEAGAQLISPFVGRILDWHKKQAGDKWDAVANAGDNDPGVRSVRQIYEYYKKFGHATEVMGASFRSTGQILALAGCDLLTISPELLEQLAAGEGAVERKLSIEQAQSANVARVASDEPDFRWQLNEDAMATEKLAEGIRLFAADAVKLETLIDA from the coding sequence ATGAACCAGCTCGCGCAACTGAAGCAGTTCACCACGGTGGTCGCCGACACCGGCGACTTCCAGCTGATGAAGCAGTACACGCCACAGGACGCCACCACCAATCCTTCGCTGATCCTGAAGGCCGTGCAGAAGCCTGACTACCGCCCGCTGCTCGAACAGGCCGTGCGCGACCATGGCGCCGCCGGCACCGATGCGGTGATGGATGCGCTGCTGATCGCCTTCGGCTGCGAGATCCTGGCGATCGTGCCGGGACGTGTCTCGACCGAGGTCGACGCGCGCCTGTCCTTCGACACAGAGGCCACGGTCGCCAAGGCACGCCACCTGATCGCCCTCTATGAGCGGCGCGGCGTCGCGCGCGAGCGCGTGCTGATCAAGATCGCCTCGACCTGGGAGGGCATCCGCGCCGCCGCCGTGCTCCAGCGCGAGGGTATCCGCTGCAATATGACCTTGCTGTTTTCCCTGGCCCAGGCTGTGGCTTGTGCCGAGGCCGGCGCGCAACTGATATCGCCCTTCGTCGGCCGCATTCTCGACTGGCACAAGAAGCAGGCCGGCGACAAATGGGACGCCGTCGCCAACGCCGGCGACAACGACCCGGGCGTGCGCTCGGTGCGCCAGATCTACGAGTACTACAAGAAGTTCGGCCACGCCACCGAGGTGATGGGCGCCAGCTTCCGCAGCACCGGGCAGATCCTGGCCTTGGCCGGCTGCGACCTGCTGACCATCAGTCCCGAGCTGCTCGAGCAGCTTGCCGCCGGCGAGGGCGCAGTCGAGCGCAAGCTTTCCATCGAGCAGGCACAGTCCGCCAATGTGGCGCGCGTGGCCAGCGACGAGCCGGACTTCCGCTGGCAACTGAACGAAGACGCGATGGCCACCGAGAAGCTGGCCGAAGGCATCCGCCTGTTCGCCGCCGATGCGGTCAAGCTGGAAACGCTGATCGACGCCTGA
- a CDS encoding DMT family transporter yields MKSNGSLWTAYGPTTLFVLLWGSGAIFSRWGLDHASPFVLLSLRFALAGGSLAALGLLRGEEWLPAPGTRLRVALIGLPLIGGYTACYFLALAHGITPGVLATVCGAQPILTLAWLEPGAHPRRLSGLALALGGLALVVGQGIAAAHFSAAGTLSALGALSCMTVGAILQKGIAQTPAQVLPLQYGISLLLCLALLPAQPVALEPGIGLLLPLLWLGLVISVGAQLLLYRMIRGGNLVNVTSLFYLVPGVTAAMDFLLLGNRMSASSLAGMAIILCGLYLVMRAPVAVAR; encoded by the coding sequence ATGAAATCCAATGGAAGTCTGTGGACCGCCTATGGTCCGACCACCCTCTTCGTGCTGCTTTGGGGTAGCGGCGCGATCTTCTCCCGCTGGGGCCTGGACCACGCCAGCCCCTTCGTCCTGCTGTCGCTGCGCTTCGCGCTGGCCGGCGGCTCGCTCGCCGCGCTCGGCCTGTTGCGCGGCGAGGAATGGCTGCCGGCGCCAGGCACACGCCTGCGCGTCGCGCTGATCGGCTTGCCGCTGATCGGCGGTTACACGGCATGCTATTTCCTCGCGCTGGCACATGGCATCACACCCGGGGTACTGGCCACGGTCTGTGGCGCCCAGCCCATCCTGACGCTGGCCTGGCTGGAACCCGGCGCGCATCCGCGCCGGCTGTCCGGCCTGGCGCTGGCACTGGGCGGCCTGGCACTGGTGGTCGGCCAGGGCATCGCGGCGGCACACTTTTCCGCTGCCGGCACGCTGTCCGCCCTGGGCGCGCTCTCCTGCATGACGGTCGGCGCGATCCTGCAGAAAGGCATCGCACAAACACCGGCTCAGGTCCTGCCGCTGCAATATGGCATCAGCCTGCTGCTGTGCCTGGCACTGCTGCCGGCACAGCCGGTGGCACTGGAGCCCGGCATCGGGCTGCTGCTGCCGCTGCTCTGGCTGGGCCTGGTGATCTCGGTCGGCGCGCAGCTGCTGCTCTACCGCATGATCCGGGGCGGCAACCTCGTCAATGTCACCAGCCTGTTCTACCTGGTGCCCGGCGTCACCGCCGCCATGGATTTCCTGCTGCTGGGCAACCGCATGTCGGCGTCCAGCCTGGCAGGCATGGCCATCATCCTGTGCGGACTCTACCTGGTGATGCGCGCCCCGGTGGCGGTGGCTCGCTGA
- a CDS encoding SIR2 family NAD-dependent protein deacylase — protein sequence MSETKELLDPQQVQTARAWVAAARDIFVLTGAGISAESGVPTFRDALTGLWARYDPEELASAAAYRRHPGMVWKWYQHRREMVAAAQPNPGHAALAELAGRKTLTLVTQNVDGLHQRAGSQDVVELHGSLFADKWLDGCGRCDIATAVPGEPPRCGTCGAMLRPGVVWFGEDLPRVARFRAEQAAQHCDLCLVVGTSGLVYPAAALPGIAKDEGARVIVINPQPSALDETADLVLRAPAGACLPLLVRQDGA from the coding sequence ATGAGTGAAACAAAGGAATTACTGGATCCGCAGCAGGTGCAGACCGCGCGCGCATGGGTCGCTGCAGCCCGGGACATCTTCGTCCTGACCGGCGCCGGCATCTCGGCCGAGTCCGGCGTGCCGACCTTCCGCGACGCGCTGACAGGGCTGTGGGCGCGCTACGATCCTGAGGAGCTGGCCAGTGCTGCGGCATACCGCCGCCATCCGGGCATGGTCTGGAAGTGGTACCAGCATCGCCGCGAAATGGTGGCTGCTGCGCAGCCAAACCCGGGCCACGCGGCGCTGGCGGAGCTGGCCGGCCGCAAGACGCTGACGCTGGTCACGCAGAACGTGGATGGCCTGCACCAGCGCGCCGGCAGCCAGGACGTGGTGGAACTGCACGGCAGCTTGTTCGCCGACAAGTGGCTGGACGGCTGCGGCCGCTGCGACATCGCCACGGCGGTGCCGGGCGAGCCGCCGCGCTGCGGCACCTGCGGCGCCATGCTGCGACCAGGTGTGGTCTGGTTCGGCGAGGACCTGCCGCGCGTGGCGCGCTTCCGCGCCGAGCAGGCGGCACAGCATTGCGACCTGTGCCTGGTGGTCGGTACCTCGGGCCTGGTCTATCCGGCGGCTGCGTTGCCCGGCATCGCCAAGGACGAAGGGGCGCGAGTGATCGTGATCAATCCCCAGCCTTCCGCACTGGACGAGACCGCCGACCTGGTGCTGCGCGCGCCGGCCGGGGCCTGCCTGCCGCTGCTGGTCCGGCAGGACGGCGCCTGA
- a CDS encoding sensor domain-containing diguanylate cyclase → MNPEVRTELALDRLRVEFTQPETERDFQLHHLSRTQASLRLTLLFCSLFYVAFSLTDVAVLGQGRAALCLLAARTLVAVTAVLGLHLVRQQPESVNTVWFAASIAEIVGMSTFMLIVWFRPHEIPWHAMSLCIMLIVVYVFIPNRLWIAQGIALAATAAFILLAVRIGKLEPSDAQTMAMLLLLVNSFGIVAARRYHRLWRDEYRVLMDLQQLSVHDPLTACFNRRHLHQTLLPMEIARARRFRHWLTLMVCDIDRLKSINDTYGHQAGDVVLQRVAAQLRSASRDHVDSVVRFGGEEFLVVLPQTDLDGALAVAERLRAAIAGRPEVDNAGLAIAATASFGVLAVNFATVGESVTEASLVAAADALLYEAKHAGRNTIRYREWGGRPMVRAEGSLPLTLYESSPWTDTVRQGEPGGRLVP, encoded by the coding sequence TTGAATCCGGAAGTCCGTACCGAACTTGCACTAGACCGGCTGCGCGTCGAGTTCACGCAGCCTGAAACCGAGCGGGATTTTCAGCTGCACCATCTCAGCCGCACCCAGGCGTCGCTGCGCCTCACGCTGCTGTTCTGCTCGCTTTTCTACGTCGCATTTTCGTTGACGGACGTGGCGGTCCTGGGGCAAGGCCGCGCAGCGCTCTGCCTGCTCGCCGCGCGCACGCTGGTCGCGGTCACGGCGGTGCTGGGCCTGCACCTGGTGCGCCAGCAGCCCGAGTCCGTCAACACGGTCTGGTTCGCGGCGAGCATTGCCGAGATCGTCGGCATGTCCACCTTCATGCTGATCGTCTGGTTCCGGCCGCACGAAATCCCGTGGCACGCGATGTCGCTGTGCATCATGCTGATCGTGGTCTACGTGTTCATTCCCAACCGGCTTTGGATCGCGCAAGGGATCGCGCTCGCCGCGACCGCGGCGTTCATCCTGCTTGCCGTGCGCATCGGCAAGCTCGAGCCATCCGATGCGCAGACCATGGCGATGCTGCTGCTGCTCGTCAACAGCTTCGGCATCGTGGCGGCGCGCCGCTATCATCGGCTCTGGCGCGATGAGTACCGCGTCCTGATGGACCTGCAGCAGCTGTCCGTGCACGACCCCCTGACCGCCTGCTTCAACCGGCGCCACCTGCACCAGACACTGCTGCCGATGGAGATCGCCAGGGCACGCCGCTTCCGGCATTGGCTGACGCTGATGGTCTGCGACATCGATCGCCTCAAGTCGATCAACGACACCTACGGCCACCAGGCCGGCGATGTGGTGCTGCAGCGGGTCGCCGCCCAGTTGCGCAGCGCCTCGCGCGACCATGTCGACAGCGTGGTGCGCTTCGGCGGCGAGGAGTTCCTGGTGGTGCTGCCGCAGACCGACCTGGATGGCGCTCTCGCGGTGGCGGAGCGGCTGCGTGCCGCCATCGCCGGCAGGCCCGAGGTGGACAACGCCGGGCTGGCTATCGCTGCGACGGCCAGTTTCGGTGTGCTCGCGGTGAATTTCGCCACCGTTGGCGAGTCGGTGACGGAAGCTTCCCTGGTAGCCGCAGCGGATGCCTTGCTGTATGAGGCCAAGCACGCGGGCCGCAATACGATCCGCTACCGCGAATGGGGCGGCAGGCCGATGGTGCGCGCAGAGGGCTCGCTGCCCTTGACTCTGTACGAGTCCAGCCCGTGGACGGACACGGTGCGCCAGGGCGAGCCGGGCGGGCGGCTGGTGCCCTGA
- the rlmB gene encoding 23S rRNA (guanosine(2251)-2'-O)-methyltransferase RlmB, with amino-acid sequence MAKHKLLIGFHAVTARLRQNAAGVTDVYVESARRDRRMQDFIRLAESLGVRLHPVDAERLRGLAGTDRHQGVVARAEEASLALTIDELLDGIEGPPLLLVLDGVTDPHNLGACLRVADGAGAHAVIAPKDRSVGVNATVAKVASGAAETVPYITVTNLARTLRELQERGIWVVGTADGVDKTLYDVDLKGPMALVMGAEGEGMRRLTRETCDELVGIPMAGGVESLNVSVASGVCLYEAVRQRRVLAG; translated from the coding sequence ATGGCTAAACACAAACTTCTGATCGGCTTCCATGCCGTCACCGCCCGGTTGCGCCAGAACGCGGCCGGTGTCACCGATGTCTATGTCGAGTCGGCGCGCCGCGATCGCCGCATGCAGGACTTCATCCGCCTGGCCGAGAGCCTGGGGGTGCGCCTGCATCCGGTCGATGCCGAGCGCCTGCGCGGCCTGGCCGGCACCGACCGCCACCAGGGCGTGGTGGCACGCGCCGAGGAGGCATCGCTGGCGCTGACCATCGATGAACTGCTAGACGGCATCGAAGGCCCGCCGCTGCTGCTGGTGCTCGACGGCGTCACCGACCCGCACAACCTGGGTGCCTGCCTGCGCGTGGCCGACGGGGCCGGCGCGCACGCCGTGATCGCGCCCAAGGACCGCAGCGTCGGCGTCAACGCCACCGTGGCCAAGGTCGCCAGCGGCGCGGCCGAGACCGTGCCCTACATCACGGTGACCAATCTGGCGCGCACCCTGCGCGAACTGCAGGAACGCGGCATCTGGGTGGTCGGCACCGCGGACGGCGTCGACAAGACGCTCTACGATGTCGACCTGAAGGGGCCGATGGCGCTGGTGATGGGGGCCGAAGGGGAGGGCATGCGCCGCCTCACGCGTGAGACCTGCGACGAACTGGTCGGCATCCCGATGGCCGGCGGTGTCGAGAGCCTGAACGTTTCCGTGGCCAGCGGCGTCTGCCTGTACGAGGCCGTGCGCCAGCGCCGCGTGCTGGCGGGCTGA
- the rnr gene encoding ribonuclease R — protein MNQNNYPIPSREEILGVLRTSGSPLSAGDIAKALAVTRKEHDGFQKRLAAMERDGQVELNRKGRYELAHQPNFVTGRVQGHRDGFGFLIRDDGDDDIFLPERELQKAMHNDRAQVRVVGYDRRGRPEGQIVEILERANRRVIGRLLSEGGVLVVAPEDKRISQDILIPPNAQGKAKVGQVVSVEIVEYPDRYVQPVGRVVEVLGDIDDPGMEIEIAVRKYGVPHAFSAAAAAEAAALPDTVQPSDLQHRIDLRDVPLVTIDGEDARDFDDAVYCEPVKIGRSKGWRLIVAIADVSHYVRPGTPLDTDALDRATSVYFPRRVIPMLPEKLSNGLCSLNPQVDRLCMVCDAVITAKGEIKAYQFYPAVMHSAARLTYNEVWAVLSNTKGPEAHKRVELVPQLQDLYELFQVLLKSRRARGAIDFDTTETYIVCNAQGKIEQILPRTRNDAHRLIEECMLAANVCAADFLERFGHPALYRVHAGPSEEKLKLLREFLKTAGLSLGGGDKPQASDYAEVMDKIKSRPDAPMLQTMLLRSMQQAVYSPDNIGHFGLSYSAYTHFTSPIRRYPDLLVHRAIKAVLAHTKYQPAYADGVVLNTAIAPKARRLQAKDAEQKAERVAARARRNEAIWDELGLHCSANERRADEASRDVEAWLKCYFMRDKLGNEFAGTVSAVTSFGIFVQLDELYVEGLIHVSELGSDYFQYDEARNELRGERTGIRYRLTDRVRVQVLRVDLDARKIDFGLVQEPSAKALRGGRPPASETAPHVPAAHAQPARKRGKQLAALLGGTSKPEESFDETLDRVIEEQPVFEAVIMPAKAPGKAHVPAGKPAKRAAKPKPQHLATPRKGAKPRPKPAGKSGRPARKR, from the coding sequence TTGAATCAGAACAACTATCCGATCCCCAGCCGGGAAGAAATCCTGGGCGTGCTGAGAACTTCCGGCTCGCCGCTGTCGGCGGGGGATATCGCCAAGGCTCTGGCCGTCACGCGCAAGGAGCATGACGGCTTCCAGAAACGGCTCGCCGCCATGGAGCGCGACGGGCAGGTCGAATTGAACCGCAAGGGCCGCTACGAGCTGGCCCACCAGCCGAACTTCGTCACCGGGCGCGTGCAAGGCCACCGCGACGGCTTCGGCTTCCTGATCCGCGACGACGGCGACGACGATATCTTCCTGCCCGAGCGCGAACTGCAGAAGGCCATGCACAACGATCGCGCGCAGGTGCGCGTGGTCGGCTACGACCGGCGCGGTCGTCCGGAAGGCCAGATCGTCGAGATCCTGGAGCGCGCCAACCGGCGCGTGATCGGCCGCCTGCTCAGCGAGGGCGGCGTGCTGGTGGTGGCGCCGGAGGACAAGCGCATCAGCCAGGACATCCTGATCCCGCCCAACGCGCAGGGCAAGGCCAAGGTGGGGCAGGTGGTCAGCGTCGAGATCGTCGAATACCCGGACCGCTACGTGCAGCCGGTGGGGCGCGTGGTCGAGGTGCTGGGCGACATCGACGACCCGGGCATGGAGATCGAAATCGCCGTGCGCAAGTACGGCGTGCCGCATGCCTTCTCCGCTGCAGCTGCGGCCGAGGCGGCCGCGTTGCCCGACACGGTGCAGCCGTCCGACCTGCAGCACCGCATCGACCTGCGCGACGTGCCGCTGGTCACCATCGACGGCGAGGACGCACGCGATTTCGATGACGCGGTCTATTGCGAACCGGTCAAGATCGGCCGCAGCAAGGGCTGGCGCCTGATCGTGGCGATCGCCGACGTGTCGCACTACGTGCGCCCCGGCACGCCGCTCGACACCGACGCGCTCGACCGCGCCACCTCGGTCTACTTCCCGCGCCGCGTGATCCCGATGCTGCCGGAGAAGCTGTCCAACGGCCTGTGCTCCCTGAACCCGCAGGTGGACCGCCTGTGCATGGTGTGCGACGCGGTCATCACCGCCAAGGGCGAGATCAAGGCCTACCAGTTCTATCCCGCGGTGATGCACTCGGCCGCGCGCCTGACCTACAACGAGGTCTGGGCCGTGCTGTCGAACACCAAGGGGCCCGAAGCCCACAAGCGCGTCGAGCTGGTGCCCCAGCTGCAGGACCTGTACGAGCTGTTCCAGGTGCTGCTCAAGTCCCGGCGCGCGCGCGGTGCGATCGACTTCGACACCACCGAGACCTATATCGTCTGCAATGCGCAGGGCAAGATCGAGCAGATCCTGCCGCGTACCCGCAACGATGCGCACCGCCTGATCGAGGAGTGCATGCTGGCCGCCAACGTGTGCGCGGCCGACTTCCTCGAACGCTTCGGCCACCCTGCGCTCTACCGCGTGCATGCGGGCCCGAGCGAGGAAAAACTGAAGCTGCTGCGCGAGTTCCTCAAGACCGCCGGCCTCAGCCTGGGCGGCGGGGACAAGCCGCAGGCCTCGGACTATGCCGAGGTGATGGACAAGATCAAGTCGCGTCCCGATGCGCCGATGCTGCAGACCATGCTGCTGCGCTCGATGCAGCAGGCTGTCTACAGCCCGGACAATATCGGCCACTTCGGCCTGTCCTATTCCGCCTACACGCACTTCACCAGCCCGATCCGGCGCTATCCGGACCTGCTGGTGCACCGCGCCATCAAGGCGGTGCTGGCCCATACCAAGTATCAGCCGGCCTATGCCGACGGCGTCGTGCTCAATACCGCGATCGCACCCAAGGCGCGCCGCCTGCAGGCCAAGGATGCGGAGCAGAAGGCCGAACGGGTGGCCGCGCGCGCGCGCCGCAACGAGGCGATCTGGGACGAGCTGGGCCTGCACTGCTCGGCCAACGAGCGCCGCGCGGACGAGGCTTCGCGCGATGTCGAGGCCTGGCTCAAGTGCTACTTCATGCGCGACAAGCTGGGCAATGAGTTCGCCGGCACCGTCAGCGCCGTGACCTCCTTCGGCATCTTCGTGCAGCTCGACGAGCTGTACGTCGAGGGCCTGATCCATGTGAGCGAGCTGGGCAGCGACTATTTCCAGTACGACGAGGCGCGCAACGAACTGCGCGGCGAGCGTACCGGGATCCGCTACCGCCTGACCGACCGCGTACGCGTGCAGGTGCTGCGCGTCGACCTGGACGCGCGCAAGATCGACTTCGGCCTGGTGCAGGAACCCTCTGCCAAGGCGTTGCGCGGCGGCCGCCCGCCTGCATCGGAGACCGCCCCCCACGTGCCGGCCGCGCACGCCCAGCCGGCGCGCAAGCGCGGCAAGCAACTGGCAGCCCTGCTTGGCGGCACCTCCAAGCCGGAAGAGTCCTTCGACGAAACGTTGGACCGCGTGATCGAGGAACAGCCAGTGTTCGAGGCCGTGATCATGCCAGCCAAGGCACCCGGCAAGGCGCACGTGCCGGCGGGCAAGCCCGCCAAGCGTGCCGCCAAGCCCAAGCCGCAGCACCTCGCCACGCCGCGCAAGGGCGCCAAGCCGCGTCCCAAGCCTGCCGGCAAGAGCGGCCGCCCCGCGCGCAAGCGCTGA
- a CDS encoding Rrf2 family transcriptional regulator: protein MTTSSRFAVAVHILTLLAQAGEPLPSSLIAGSVGTNPALIRRLIGRLAEAGMVTTVMGSTGGAALARPAAGITLLEVFRAVETSALISLHHSAPNPACMVGREITGALKQVATRAQDAMDQALAGITIAGMLEEVEQAAQRHRR from the coding sequence ATGACCACCAGCAGCCGCTTCGCCGTCGCCGTGCATATCCTGACCCTGCTTGCGCAGGCTGGCGAACCATTGCCGTCATCGCTGATCGCGGGCAGCGTGGGCACCAACCCCGCCCTGATCCGCCGACTCATCGGCCGCCTCGCGGAAGCCGGCATGGTGACCACGGTCATGGGCAGCACCGGTGGCGCCGCGCTGGCCCGCCCGGCCGCCGGCATCACCTTGCTCGAGGTCTTTCGCGCCGTCGAGACGAGCGCGCTGATCTCGCTGCACCACAGCGCGCCCAACCCGGCCTGCATGGTAGGCCGCGAGATCACCGGGGCGCTCAAGCAGGTGGCGACGCGTGCCCAGGACGCGATGGACCAGGCGCTGGCCGGCATCACGATTGCCGGCATGCTGGAAGAAGTCGAACAGGCCGCACAGCGCCACCGGCGCTGA